GCAGGACCTTGCTTTGATCAGTTCGAACTGGTTGGCAAGTTCGAACATGACGTTCACGGCACCCGAGCCCGCTGCATGTGGCTTGGCCGCGATTGGCTGCTTTGTATTTGTTGTCTATTGTCAGTTGAGAAGAGATTGAATGATTTATTCGTCAGTCCATTGACAGCTCGCCTGTCGTGGCTAAAATCCCGACTAGTTGCTTTGGTGATCGTGGCTTTTTTCAAAAGCTTCGACCAACAGGGAATCCGGTGAGAACCCGGAACGGCCCCGCCGCTGTAATGAGCGTAAAGGGCGACCCACTCTAAGCCATTGTCGGCGTCGCGTAGCGAGGCCGACGAGAAGGCGGGTCGCACTGCTCAGAGTCAGAAGACCTACCAAGGCAGGTTTTGTAAGCGTTCCTCGAGGGAAGGGCGCTGCATAAGTGGGTCGGTGGCGCCATGGCGCCACCACGGAGAACGCTAATCCAGCGAGCCCTCTGTAGCGACGTTGCACTATTGGTACTTGCGCCGTTGAACGTCCTTCGGAATGTTGTTCCCTCGTGACGTTGCGCGCCGTATTGACAGTCGCTCGCTTACAAGCCCGCTTGGACTGCGCGCCTTGGCATGCGAATTACGCGAAGCGGATTAACGCTCGTCGAAGTGCTGGTGGTCATTGCGATCATTGGCATTCTGATTGCGATCCTCCTCCCAGCGGTCCAAATGGCGAGAGAAGCGGCGCGCCGCGCCCAGTGCCAAAACAATCTCAAGCAAATGGGCATCGCGCTGCAAACGTATCACGACACGTGGAAGGTTTTCCCTCGTGGATCGTGGCCGGTTACTGGCAACAACCTGAGCTGGAGCGCATCGATCCTGCCGCAACTGGAGCAGCAAGCCCTCTTCAATCTGATTAATCAAAACGCTCCTTTCTACGACCCCACAAACTTCTCGGCGGGGCAGACCGTGTTGCCGGTGTTCATTTGCCCGACGTCGCCCAAAGACACGCTCTTCCGCCAGTGCCCTGGCCCAGTGCCCGCGACGACGCCGATGTACGCCCGCAGCGATTACGGCGCCATGGACGGTGAACGCGGGTTACGAGCGTCAAATGCGACCAACAACCCGGAACGTGGACCCATGATCTACGTAGCCAACATCGGAATTGTCGACATAACAGACGGCCTATCACAAACCGTGCAGATCGCCGAAGCGCCAGAGGGGATCAAGTCGATCTGGATGGACGTCAGAAACTACTACGACCAGTCGGGACCGATCAATGCTCCTGCGACCACCGATCCGCAGTACGTCTTTTTAGACTTTGGCCAAGAGATCAACAGCTACCACGTCGGTGGTGCGTTTGCGTTGTTAGCTGACGGCTCTGCTCACTTCCTGGCGCAGACGATGAGCAATGGCACGTTGGCGGCCTTGTGCTCCCGCGCCGGTGGCGACGTCGTTGGTGCTGATGGACCGTTTTAGAACCTTTCCGGCGGACGCTCGTGGTGAGATGTCCGCGAACTACACCCTCCTGAGGAATTGCTTCATGTTGAGCAAACGAGTGACCAACGCCTGTGCCTACTCCGCCGTGCTTCTGGCAATATCGGTTGGCGGATCGGCGAAATCAGAGGTCATCGACTTCAACGATGTCTCGGTCACTAAGCCGTCCTATAGGCCAGATGGCACGACCGTCACGGGCTACTATTTCAACGGCCCGGCAGCGAATGCCCAGCCCGGCATGGACCCTTACGGCGATCCAACACAAGACGGCACCATCCCATCGGGATCACCTGCTATCGAATTGAGTAACTCGTACGTCCCCTCCTTCGATAGCTGGAGCGGATTTGCGGTCTCGAACGTCAATGACACAACCGATCCCGGCTACACGAACCAATTCGCGGCGATAACCGGTGTTGGTGCCGGGCCAGGCGTCGGCGGCAATCCCGACAACTATGCCGTCGACTTTGGCTACGTCGATCAGCTGAATCCGAGGGATCCGACGCAGCTCGCGATGTTGCCGAATATCCAGATTCCCGCGGGGTACAAGATCGATAATTTCGACGTCACAAACACGACGTATGCCGCGCTCTCTATGGAATACGGCGATCAGTTTGCCAAAAAGTTTGGGCCGGGCGACTTTTTCGAATTGAGTGTTTATGGAACCAACGCGTCGGGCCAGCTGCTTCCGGACTCCGTCAACTTCTACTTGGCGAATTTTCTAAACGGATCGAGCTATATCATCCAGAATTGGACGTCGGTTGACCTTTCCGCGCTGAGTGGCGCAAGCACGCTCTACTTCAACCTATCGTCGTCGGACGTGGGTGTCTTTGGCATGAACACGCCGGGGTACTTCGCGCTCGATAACGTCCAGATCTCGCGTGTACCCGAACCCTCGACGTGCATGCTGCTTGGAATTGGGGCAGTCTCCTTTGTCGCGGTTCAGCGACGCCACAAACAGTACCGCCGATCGCCCGTTTGATATTGCTTTAAGTCGATCCTGTGCAGCTTTGCGTTCATGAATCTGAACAACGAAAGAGAGACTGACTAATGACAACACATTCGAACGAATACTCGGTACTAGCCGCAGCGATTGCTTTGCTGATCACCACATCAACGATCGCCGGCACGTACGACCCTCAGGTGGGTCAACCCGGCTCTCTCGGAATACCTGACACCAGCTCGTCGTTCACTGAGTGGGCGTCGAGCGTAGTATCTATTAATCGCGGCCCCGAAAATATCGCCAATCCCAGCCTTGGCTTGGCGTCCTTCGGTGACCCAACCAACGCCCTCGGATCACCCGTCGGTGCAAGCACAACGACTCGTGTTGTATCATTGGGAGACGGCGGCTCCATTACGCTCGGCTTCAATAAGCCAATCACGAATGGCCCCGGATCGGATTTCGCGGTCTTCGAAAACGGCTTTTTGTCGGGCGGAGTTGGCCAAGCCTTTCTGGAATTGGCAACCGTGGCCGTGTCATCCGACGGCGTCAACTTCTTTACGTTCCCAGCGGTGTCCGAGACGCAAACGACTACTCAGGTTGGCGGCTTTGGCTTGCTTGATGCCAGCAATCTCTACGATTTGGCGGGCAAGTACATCGCCGGCTACGGAACCGGCTTCGATCTCAGTGAACTTGCCAATGTTTCACCGCTGCTGAACGTCAACGACATCACGCAGGTAAAAATCACCGACGTGGTGGGGTCGATTGATCCTCAATACGGGACCAAAGACTCGTTGGGCAATCTAATCAATGACCCGTGGACCACGCCGTTCAATTCGAGCGGCTTCGACTTGAATGCAGTCGGCGTGATCAACCAAGTCCCCGAGCCAACCGGTCTTGTGATTGGATTGACTGGGGCGGCATTGACCCTGGTCACACTTATTCGTCGAACGAGGCACGCGCCCAGCCGCCAAGAGTGATCTCTCGACGTGGCTAGCTGCCCATTCACAGCGAAATCTGACCCGCGACCGCGTGGCACATCGTCAGCCACGCGGTTGCGGCGGATTCGCAATCCTGCCAACTTCTGCCGAGCGGTGGTCGTCTTCGTATCGCAACTTCACGGCAGGCAACCTAGTGGACCACGCCTTGGGAAAACAATCGGAACTTGATAATTGGGCCGCCGACTTTTGTTCGTTCGTCAAGCGTCGGCTTAACGGTAGCCGTCCGAAGAAGGGCGAAATCACGGCGATTGCTTCGGAATATTGCATGGATCACCCGGAGAAATCTCCAAGTGGCTGGCGCAAACAATGGCAACGATATGGCCGCCTCTTCCTTGATGGCGACGAAAATCTAAAACGTCGCGATGGGGCCACCGACACGAAATGAACCGACGGTTCATCGCGACCAGACCCCCTTACATCAGCGAGCCCGATTGCGGGTCGATGCCGACGCCGCGCGTCAGCTCGACCAAAGCGTCGATCACCAAGAGGAGTGTGCTGGGGTCGAGCATGTCGTCCCCTTCCTCCGCCTCGGGATCGTTGACCATTTGTTCGAAGTGCATGACATCGAAGCGGGCATCGCATTGCGGCAAGAGCGCCAGCTTCGCCGGTTCGACGCCGTCGCCGGGGCGCAGCTCTTCGATAAGCGCCGCGACCTGCTCCTCGACGTCCTCTCCTTCCAGGTAGCTGATGTCGAGCGCGGCGAAATCATCGGGCGAGACGAGCGTCAGCGACTCGAACTTGCCGTCTTCATCCGCTTGCGTGTCGGACAACTGGTAGTGGCTCCCCAGCTTGCGGAGCAGGGCCTCGACCTTGGCGAGCGTGGGACGGTTGCCGGACGGGAAGAGCACGAAATACGTTTCGCGCCACTGAAAGCTTTCGGTGTCGAACGTCGTCATCGTGTTCTCCTGCCTGCAGAGTTTGCGGCGGCGGAACGTCTCGCGAGATGACGACTCACGCGGCGAGCGGGCCAGGAAACAGCGAGAGCGAACGGTCGGAGAGGCTGCACCACGGTCACTCCCAGTTGTCGCCGGGACCGGGGGGGCCGCCGGCCCATTCCTCGAGGGCTTTCAACAGGGCGTCCCGCTCTTCCATGTTTGCCCATACGACCTCTCCCTGCTCCAGCCGGACCTCGTAATCGCCTTCGCACTGGCAATCATCTT
This is a stretch of genomic DNA from Pirellulales bacterium. It encodes these proteins:
- a CDS encoding DUF1559 domain-containing protein, which gives rise to MRITRSGLTLVEVLVVIAIIGILIAILLPAVQMAREAARRAQCQNNLKQMGIALQTYHDTWKVFPRGSWPVTGNNLSWSASILPQLEQQALFNLINQNAPFYDPTNFSAGQTVLPVFICPTSPKDTLFRQCPGPVPATTPMYARSDYGAMDGERGLRASNATNNPERGPMIYVANIGIVDITDGLSQTVQIAEAPEGIKSIWMDVRNYYDQSGPINAPATTDPQYVFLDFGQEINSYHVGGAFALLADGSAHFLAQTMSNGTLAALCSRAGGDVVGADGPF
- a CDS encoding DUF4465 domain-containing protein; translated protein: MLSKRVTNACAYSAVLLAISVGGSAKSEVIDFNDVSVTKPSYRPDGTTVTGYYFNGPAANAQPGMDPYGDPTQDGTIPSGSPAIELSNSYVPSFDSWSGFAVSNVNDTTDPGYTNQFAAITGVGAGPGVGGNPDNYAVDFGYVDQLNPRDPTQLAMLPNIQIPAGYKIDNFDVTNTTYAALSMEYGDQFAKKFGPGDFFELSVYGTNASGQLLPDSVNFYLANFLNGSSYIIQNWTSVDLSALSGASTLYFNLSSSDVGVFGMNTPGYFALDNVQISRVPEPSTCMLLGIGAVSFVAVQRRHKQYRRSPV